CACCAGCCGTCACATGCGGACGGAATGACAGCTTCGATACGTTGACCGAGCCGTCGCGTCCGATCTCAAGGAAGGACAGAAGCGATGCGTCGAAGCCTGCGCCCTGAAAATAGGTAAACTGATAGGGTGACGGCATATAGGCATCTGCATTCGACGCGCAGCCAAAGGCGAAGTCGAGAAGCGGCACGCCACCAACAGCCCCCTGCTCGATCACCCAGGTCACTGCACCATGCAGGCCCTCTTCCAACAATATGCGCGGCACATTGGCAGAAATGCCAAAGCCCAAATTGACCGCACTACCTGCTTGCAACTCCTGCGCCACACGCCGCGCAATCGCCTTCTGAATATTGAACTCCGGTAAGCGGAATGTATCGAGCGGACGGAAAATCTCGCCGGAAATTGCCGGATCGTAAAGTGTCTGCGTTGTCTGCTTCTGGTCGGGATCAACGACGATATAGTCAACCAGAACGCCCGGCACGCGCACATCATGTGGTTTCATTGTACCTTCCTTGGCAATGCGCTTCACCTGCGCAATGACAATGCCGCCATTGTTGCGCGCAGCCAGCGCCTGATCCAGCCCACCAAGATATGCGCCCTCATGTTCATAGGTGAGATTGCCGCGTTCATCGGCAGTGGTGGCGCGAATGATCGTGACATGCGGCACGATATTGGGGAAATAGAGCCAGTCCTCACCTTCAAAACTAACATGTTTCACGACCGGTTCTTGCGTTGCTTTCTCGTTCATCGCAGTGCCCTGGCGCTTGGGATCAACGAAAGTATCAAGCCCCACCTTGGTCAGCACTCCAGGGCGCTTCGCCGCTGCCTCGCGATGCATATCAAACAGGATACCTGATGGAATATTATAGGCTGGAATCTCATTATTGGTGATCATTTGCCAGATCAGCGGCGGCTCAGCACTCGATGGTCCCGACGGATAGGACCCGCCGATGATCTTCTTCAAAAGTCCCTTTTTAGCGATATAATCAACACCCTTGATACCGCTCATATCGCCCGCAGCGATCGGGTGCAGCGTGGTGATATTCTGGGGATGACCGGTTTCATCAAAACGCTCGCCAATGGCTTTCAGCATCATATCCGGACAGCCGAGGCCACTCGATGAAGAAACCGAAACGACAGCGTTGTCGGGAATAAGGGATGCTGCTTCCGCAAATGAAATATGTTTGCTCATAATTTTCAAAGTCCTGAATGAACAGCGGTTGCCTTACCGGTCTTTGCAGCCTCAAGCACGGCAAGCCCGGTCGCCAGCGACCAAATTCCATCCTCCAG
This genomic stretch from Brucella pseudogrignonensis harbors:
- a CDS encoding acyl CoA:acetate/3-ketoacid CoA transferase, encoding MSKHISFAEAASLIPDNAVVSVSSSSGLGCPDMMLKAIGERFDETGHPQNITTLHPIAAGDMSGIKGVDYIAKKGLLKKIIGGSYPSGPSSAEPPLIWQMITNNEIPAYNIPSGILFDMHREAAAKRPGVLTKVGLDTFVDPKRQGTAMNEKATQEPVVKHVSFEGEDWLYFPNIVPHVTIIRATTADERGNLTYEHEGAYLGGLDQALAARNNGGIVIAQVKRIAKEGTMKPHDVRVPGVLVDYIVVDPDQKQTTQTLYDPAISGEIFRPLDTFRLPEFNIQKAIARRVAQELQAGSAVNLGFGISANVPRILLEEGLHGAVTWVIEQGAVGGVPLLDFAFGCASNADAYMPSPYQFTYFQGAGFDASLLSFLEIGRDGSVNVSKLSFRPHVTAGAGGFVDITARAKKIVFSGMFNAGAKLSVADGKLVIEKEGKLKKLVDEVEHVTFSGPRGVEQGQDITYVTERAVLKLTPEGIVLTEIAPGVDLQTHILDQAEFPLIVSDQLKRMDEALFRDEPIGLTLPQKPARKLEA